From a region of the Hypanus sabinus isolate sHypSab1 chromosome 2, sHypSab1.hap1, whole genome shotgun sequence genome:
- the wdr53 gene encoding WD repeat-containing protein 53, protein MASKWTAGDSPVLCLDVNHEGLVASGAEAGSFTVWTIEGSTVGHLNLEGDDVTCISFSHTCENIVYASHREAISALDIRSLKEPIECFRVNEDEINCISLNETDSYLAAADDSGSIKIIDLASKQVTRSLQKHSNICSCVTFRPQRPQSLLSCGLDMQVILWNLQKSQPLWTVNLQDLAQEEEKNEQIAGCQLFNPPLAHFTSVASCGNVFACGAEDGKIRLFRVTGARFELENGFHGHSLGVSQVHFLNSVSHPYWLISGGNDAKVLLWDLGEQILTDDKRPLKSSRQKSKVGFTTKKERRSKGVASGAKGNQKNKSNDILPKLSIDHGEKVNWISAVDIKGSETILIADQSCQISLYPLKDL, encoded by the exons ATGGCCTCTAAGTGGACAGCTGGGGATTCTCCAGTGCTATGCCTGGATGTCAACCATGAAGGTCTTGTGGCATCAGGCGCTGAGGCGGGATCCTTTACAGTCTGGACTATCGAAGGTTCCACCGTTGGCCATCTGAATCTAGAGGGCGATGATGTCACTTGCATATCATTCTCACACACATGTGAAAACATAGTCTATGCATCTCATCGTGAAGCAATAAGTGCATTGGATATTCGATCTCTTAAGGAGCCCATTGAGTGCTTCCGTGTGAATGAGGATGAAATAAATTGCATTTCTCTAAATGAAACAGACAGTTATCTtgcagctgcagatgattctggaTCAATTAAGATCATAGACTTAGCTAGCAAGCAAGTCACCCGCAGTCTACAAAAACACTCAAATATTTGTTCCTGTGTAACTTTTCGACCTCAGCGGCCACAGAGTCTGCTTTCCTGTGGTTTAGATATGCAG GTTATCCTGTGGAACTTGCAGAAATCTCAACCCCTCTGGACTGTGAACCTTCAGGATCTGGCACAAGAGGAAGAAAAAAATGAGCAGATAGCTGGGTGCCAGCTTTTTAATCCACCATTGGCTCATTTCACATCAGTAGCCAGTTGTGGTAATGTATTTGCCTGTGGGGCTGAAGATGGCAAAATACGTTTATTCAGAGTAACAGGAGCAAGATTTGAGTTGGAAAATGGATTCCATGGTCATAGTTTGGGTGTTTCTCAGGTCCATTTTCTGAACTCTGTGTCCCATCCTTATTGGTTGATTTCTGGAGGGAATGATGCTAAAGTCCTGTTGTGGGATCTTGGAGAACAAATCTTGACAGATGACAAACGACCTTTAAAATCATCGAGGCAAAAATCAAAAGTTGGCTTCACTACTAAGAAAGAACGTAGGTCTAAAGGAGTAGCCAGTGGTGCAAAAGGCAACCAAAAAAATAAAAGTAATGATATTTTGCCAAAGCTCAGTATTGATCATGGGGAAAAAGTGAATTGGATTTCAGCTGTGGATATAAAGGGTTCTGAAACAATACTCATTGCTGACCAGAGTTGTCAGATATCGCTATACCCTCTGAAAGACCTATAA